Proteins encoded in a region of the Uloborus diversus isolate 005 chromosome 1, Udiv.v.3.1, whole genome shotgun sequence genome:
- the LOC129224849 gene encoding transcriptional repressor protein YY1-like: MNMNNLGATDIASEVIVSDSREVEIADILVGMPVETVSSTGEVTEEQPLIALQPLLDASSQGIILQPQEEIVGADSESEGLSAYETIPVSSADVNLDSGAGPVNKRGRKGKKVTNKGKLSGEQLTENKRAARKWDRKQVQIKTLEGEFSVTVWASGSDDDRKGMSVDDSMNPEPDPDYTEYMTGKKSLPGGIPGVDLSDPKQLAEFAKMKPRKQNDDIARTIACPHKGCNKMFRDNSAMRKHLHTHGPRVHVCAECGKAFVESSKLKRHQLVHTGEKPFQCTFEGCGKRFSLDFNLRTHVRIHTGDRPYVCPFDECNKKFAQSTNLKSHILTHAKAKFEVFG, from the coding sequence ATGAACATGAATAACTTAGGGGCTACTGACATAGCATCCGAAGTGATAGTATCGGATTCTCGTGAAGTTGAAATAGCTGATATTTTGGTTGGTATGCCAGTTGAAACCGTCAGTTCAACTGGAGAAGTGACTGAAGAACAACCTCTGATTGCTCTGCAACCATTATTAGACGCTAGTAGCCAAGGCATTATTCTTCAACCACAAGAAGAAATAGTCGGTGCGGATTCTGAATCGGAAGGTTTGTCTGCTTACGAGACGATACCAGTGTCTTCGGCGGATGTTAACCTAGACTCTGGGGCTGGACCTGTGAATAAGCGAGGAAGGAAAGGTAAAAAAGTGACAAATAAAGGGAAATTGAGTGGAGAGCAGTTGACTGAAAATAAAAGGGCAGCCAGAAAATGGGATCGCAAGCAAGTGCAAATCAAAACATTGGAAGGGGAATTCTCGGTGACCGTTTGGGCGTCCGGTAGCGATGACGATCGGAAAGGGATGTCTGTTGATGACTCCATGAATCCTGAACCGGATCCGGACTACACGGAATACATGACTGGGAAAAAATCCTTGCCTGGTGGAATACCTGGCGTAGACTTAAGCGATCCTAAGCAGTTGGCAGAGTTCGCAAAGATGAAGCCTCGTAAGCAGAATGACGACATTGCCAGGACTATAGCATGCCCACACAAAGGTTGCAATAAGATGTTTAGAGATAATTCTGCCATGAGGAAACACTTGCACACACATGGGCCCCGAGTTCATGTCTGTGCTGAATGTGGCAAAGCATTTGTGGAGAGCTCAAAACTAAAGAGGCACCAGCTAGTGCACACTGGAGAGAAACCTTTTCAATGTACATTTGAAGGGTGTGGGAAAAGATTCTCCTTAGACTTTAATCTACGCACTCACGTCCGCATTCATACGGGCGACAGGCCTTATGTCTGCCCCTTTGatgaatgtaataaaaaatttgcCCAGTCAACTAACTTGAAGTCCCATATCCTTACTCATGCAAAAGCTAAGTTTGAAGTATTTGGTTAA